The following are from one region of the Streptomyces decoyicus genome:
- a CDS encoding ABC transporter permease: MRSPRTLAPPPAGRLRAPGTRTPLALAVPALVAIAFLLMPLVGILARTPWNDLGTHLTSPDVLEALRLSLVVSFCALGLSLLLGVPLAWLLARVSFPGKALVRSLVLLPMVLPPTVGGVALLLGFGRRGLLGGWLENTFGIVLPFHTSGAVVAATFVAMPFLVISLEGTLAGLRTSYEETAASLGASPVRVFCTVTLPMVAPGLAAGAALTWARALGEFGATITFAGNLPGTTQTLPLQVYLLLQGSPEAATSVALLLLVIAMAVLVALRGRWTGGTTDRAARPVRATDDTAPASPPATGIEEPVTTSAAPEERWPLHAEVTGFNELTLDAGPGTTIAVVGPNGAGKTTLLRALLGLTPRARATLRLGATDVTTLPPHRRGVAWVPQDGALFPHLSALSNTAYGLRAQGTPRPEARRAAQLWLDRLGVGPLGHHKPAQLSGGQAQRVALARALAARPRLLLLDEPLAALDQTTRAHVRHTLRGHLAGFGGVCLIVTHDPVEAVSLADRVLVLDDGRALQDAPPAEVTRHPRSPWVARMLGRNAWPGTATGDGLALTGGGHLVAADRLPDGARALAIIAPEAVSVHLDKPTGSPRNVWPGTVREITSAGSRLRILVTSDEAPDLVAEITPSAALELGLADGVSVWTSVKATEVSLVTL, encoded by the coding sequence ATGAGAAGCCCCCGCACGCTCGCCCCGCCCCCGGCCGGCAGGCTCCGCGCGCCCGGTACCCGTACCCCCCTCGCGCTGGCCGTGCCCGCGCTGGTCGCCATCGCGTTCTTGCTGATGCCGCTGGTCGGCATCCTCGCCCGGACCCCCTGGAACGACCTCGGCACCCACCTGACCAGCCCGGACGTCCTCGAAGCGCTCCGGCTGTCGCTGGTGGTCTCGTTCTGTGCGCTGGGGCTGTCGCTGCTGCTGGGGGTGCCGCTTGCCTGGCTGCTGGCACGGGTCAGCTTCCCCGGCAAGGCGCTGGTCCGCTCGCTGGTGCTGCTGCCGATGGTGCTGCCGCCGACCGTCGGCGGTGTCGCGCTGCTCCTCGGCTTCGGCCGCCGCGGACTGCTCGGCGGCTGGCTGGAGAACACCTTCGGCATCGTGCTGCCGTTCCACACCTCCGGCGCGGTGGTCGCCGCCACCTTCGTCGCGATGCCGTTCCTCGTCATCAGCCTGGAGGGCACACTCGCCGGACTGCGCACCAGCTACGAGGAGACCGCGGCCTCCCTCGGCGCCTCTCCCGTACGGGTCTTCTGCACCGTCACCCTCCCCATGGTCGCCCCCGGTCTCGCCGCCGGCGCCGCACTGACCTGGGCCCGCGCGCTCGGTGAATTCGGCGCGACGATCACCTTCGCCGGCAATCTGCCCGGCACCACCCAGACCCTGCCGCTCCAGGTCTACCTGCTGCTCCAGGGCTCCCCGGAAGCGGCCACCTCGGTCGCGCTGCTGCTGCTCGTCATCGCCATGGCCGTGCTGGTCGCTCTGCGCGGCCGCTGGACCGGCGGCACCACCGACCGCGCGGCCCGCCCCGTCCGCGCCACCGACGACACCGCCCCGGCGTCGCCGCCCGCCACCGGCATCGAGGAGCCCGTCACGACGTCCGCGGCCCCGGAAGAACGCTGGCCGCTGCATGCCGAGGTCACCGGCTTCAACGAGCTGACCCTGGACGCCGGTCCGGGCACCACCATCGCCGTCGTCGGCCCCAACGGCGCCGGCAAGACCACCCTGCTGCGCGCCCTGCTCGGCCTCACCCCACGCGCCCGCGCCACGCTGCGCCTCGGCGCCACCGACGTCACCACGCTGCCCCCGCACCGCCGCGGCGTCGCCTGGGTCCCCCAGGACGGCGCCCTCTTCCCGCATCTGTCGGCCCTGAGCAACACCGCCTACGGACTGCGCGCCCAGGGCACCCCGCGCCCCGAGGCCCGCCGCGCGGCACAGCTCTGGCTCGACCGGCTCGGCGTCGGCCCGCTCGGGCACCACAAGCCCGCCCAGCTCTCCGGAGGCCAGGCGCAACGTGTCGCACTGGCAAGGGCGTTGGCCGCCCGCCCGCGTCTGCTGCTGCTCGACGAACCGCTCGCCGCGCTCGACCAGACCACCCGCGCCCATGTCCGCCACACCCTGCGCGGCCATCTCGCGGGCTTCGGCGGCGTCTGTCTGATCGTCACCCACGACCCCGTCGAGGCGGTCTCGCTCGCCGACCGCGTCCTCGTCCTCGACGACGGCCGTGCCCTCCAGGACGCGCCGCCCGCCGAGGTCACCCGGCACCCGCGCTCGCCCTGGGTGGCCCGGATGCTCGGCCGTAACGCCTGGCCGGGCACCGCCACCGGTGACGGCCTTGCGCTCACCGGCGGCGGCCACCTCGTCGCCGCCGACCGGCTCCCCGACGGTGCCCGGGCACTGGCGATCATCGCCCCCGAGGCGGTGTCCGTGCACCTGGACAAGCCCACGGGCAGCCCCCGCAACGTCTGGCCGGGCACCGTCCGGGAGATCACCTCGGCGGGCAGCCGGCTGCGGATCCTCGTCACCTCGGACGAGGCCCCCGACCTGGTGGCCGAAATCACCCCGTCGGCGGCCCTCGAACTCGGCCTGGCCGACGGCGTGTCCGTATGGACCAGCGTCAAGGCCACCGAGGTCTCCCTCGTGACGCTCTGA